The genomic window CCAATGACAATCAAAAAAAGGAATGAAAAGGAACGCGATCGCTATAACTTATGCCTAACCGCGATCGCCTTTTGACCGACTTCCCAAAATACGATCACCCCCTTGACTAAAAGAGCGATGCCTCCCCACAGTCGGAAAGCGATCGCTCTCTCAAGTGAATCAATATTCATTTTGAGGTGCTTTTCTCGTTAATTCCATATCTTTTGCCCCATACCCCATTCCCACTTGCCCTGAGCGAAGCCGAAGGGATGCCCAATTCCCTACTCAATTCAACGGTTCCATAATGGCTCTTAAACCATTGCTAGAGAGTGTTTTTAGCATTTCTTTAGCGTTATATTCACTGCTAAATACTCCTGCTTGCATAACTCTTTGTCCTTGCCAAACTGTGGGAAACGCATCTGGAGCTAGCGATCGCACTAAATCTTTTTCCTTATCAGTGAAGAGTGGAACTACCACGCGATAACGTACACCGAACTGTGTGGCAGAGTTACCACTATAAGGAATACTTGCAGAACTTGTTCGCATCTTGCGAGTATTAGCAATGGGGATATTGTGATCAGGAACTGGCAATAGTGCTTCAGCATTTGGGGCAGCAGTTTCTAGTATTGGTAATGGCTGCTGTGTTTGAGCGCTCATGGTTGGAACTGGTGGCTGTGCTACTGAATTCGATGGGTACTGAGGAGCCGTAAACTCAATTGTATTGGGATCGATTCGCACATAATTCAACTGTGGCGTATCAGGCGGCTCTGCTGGACTGGAAGTTGCAACTCTTGAAGTGTTAGTTGGTATTTGTCTACCTGACAAGCTGCTAGGAGTAGGAAAACCGGCAACTTTAGAGGTGGCTTGCTGTTGATTGGATATAGGCAGGGAAAGTGGTATATTGGCTGGCACTAATGGCAGCAATTGACTGTTTAATTGTGTAGAAACAGGATTATTAGGTGAAATGCTGTTGCTGGTTTGCCCATTAGTAGTTTCAGAAACTCCAGCAGCCGAGAAGGTGATTTCCCCAGTTGGTGGTATTTCTCGTAACACATTATTTGGGACAGGGGCGGGTTGAGAATTTTGGGTTGCTAGTGCTGTTGTACCGTTAATATCTACCTTACCAGTGATGCGACTACTCACAAGATTATTACCAGCAGCAGAAATCACTTGTTTAGCAGCGCTGGCGTTAATATCGTAACGAGCATTATTTTGAAATGCATTACCCCCAGGTTCGGATGCATTACCCAAATCTGGCATTGCTTGAGCGATCGCTACTAAACCATCTTCTTTACTATCTTGAATAGAATTATTCCGCAAAATCGGGTGGGCAGTGGCTTGTACCACAATTCCCGATCTATTGTTCTGAATTTGATTACCTATGACTATAGGAGCGGCATTTTGGGCAATATTGATCCCAAAACCCGTTTGGTGAAAGACATTTTCTTTCACTTGGGGACTGGAGTTACCGGCAATTGTGATGCCATTAGCTCCATTGCGATCAAAATAATTCTTACTAATGGTAGGTGCAGCATTACCACTGACGGAAATCCCATCCTGGGTACTACCAATAAATGTATTTTCTGCAACTACCGGATTGCTAGATTCAATCCATAAACCGTAACCACGGTGATTGGAGTTCGTCACCGTCACCCCAGTCAGGAAGGCTTGGTTTGCTCCGACAATTGCGACATTTTGACCGGCAAAGCTCCGGCTCAGGTAATCACCACCTCCCTGAATGATAATATCCTTTCCTTGATTACTAGGGTTGCCTTGAATTGAAACACCCGGTTTCAGTATTAAGGGGAAAATCTCTCCTGTCTCGGCGCTATAAGTGCCCGTGGAGAGCATAATTACAGTATTGGTTTTAGCTAATCGCAACGCTTGGGTAATTGTTTTCACCGGAGCGGATTCGCTGCCATTACCTGTGCTGTCATCTCCGCCACTTGGGTTGACAAATAGCACCTTAACCTGAGAATTTGTTTTTTCACCCAGAGGTGCTGAATCTGGTGTCAATGGAATCTGAGCGATGCCTTCTCTACGAGAGGCTTCGCCAACGGCGAGCTTCGCTGACGCACTACCCAGGCTTGTACCCAAGAACGCTATACTT from Nostoc sp. UHCC 0926 includes these protein-coding regions:
- a CDS encoding DUF1565 domain-containing protein, producing the protein MIHPRVFSKYRRVDVLIAKLKFLKSARLLFFSFSVLSFTVGMVAVSIAFLGTSLGSASAKLAVGEASRREGIAQIPLTPDSAPLGEKTNSQVKVLFVNPSGGDDSTGNGSESAPVKTITQALRLAKTNTVIMLSTGTYSAETGEIFPLILKPGVSIQGNPSNQGKDIIIQGGGDYLSRSFAGQNVAIVGANQAFLTGVTVTNSNHRGYGLWIESSNPVVAENTFIGSTQDGISVSGNAAPTISKNYFDRNGANGITIAGNSSPQVKENVFHQTGFGINIAQNAAPIVIGNQIQNNRSGIVVQATAHPILRNNSIQDSKEDGLVAIAQAMPDLGNASEPGGNAFQNNARYDINASAAKQVISAAGNNLVSSRITGKVDINGTTALATQNSQPAPVPNNVLREIPPTGEITFSAAGVSETTNGQTSNSISPNNPVSTQLNSQLLPLVPANIPLSLPISNQQQATSKVAGFPTPSSLSGRQIPTNTSRVATSSPAEPPDTPQLNYVRIDPNTIEFTAPQYPSNSVAQPPVPTMSAQTQQPLPILETAAPNAEALLPVPDHNIPIANTRKMRTSSASIPYSGNSATQFGVRYRVVVPLFTDKEKDLVRSLAPDAFPTVWQGQRVMQAGVFSSEYNAKEMLKTLSSNGLRAIMEPLN